The following nucleotide sequence is from Fusobacterium varium.
GATTATATCTACTATTTCTTCTTCTGAAAGCAAAGCATAATCAAACATTCTTCCTCTGTTAATTCTTTCAGTTTTTAAATCCAAACAATTCTTTAAAAGGAGAGACCAAAATTTTTTCAATTTATTGTAATATCTATCATCTTTATTTTTGCATTGATTCATAATTTTAATCCTAGTTTTATTAAAACTTCGATTAATTAATTGAACTAAATGAAATCTATCTAAAGAGATTTTAGCATTAGGAAAAAGATCATTAACTAGAGTCATATACGGCTTATAGATATCTATTACAATATGCTTAACTTTTTTACGAGCTTCTAAAGAAAAGCTAGAAAAATATTCTTTTAAATATGATAAGCGCCTATTAGGAAGAATATCAGTAATATCTCCATTATTTGCATTGCAAAAAATGAAAGCCATAGCTCCTTCACAGTCATTAGTAGCTTTAAATTCGTCAAAATATAAAGCTTGAGG
It contains:
- a CDS encoding transposase, with the protein product MAFIFCNANNGDITDILPNRRLSYLKEYFSSFSLEARKKVKHIVIDIYKPYMTLVNDLFPNAKISLDRFHLVQLINRSFNKTRIKIMNQCKNKDDRYYNKLKKFWSLLLKNCLDLKTERINRGRMFDYALLSEEEIVDII